A stretch of DNA from Desulfosarcina ovata subsp. ovata:
CAGCAAACACTACGCCGGCGACCCCTACACCTATTACCTGTACACCATCACCCCCAAGCAAATCGGCAAGACCGAACGGATTATCCGCAAGATTCGCGACGTGGGGTTGAAGGTGCACATGCAGCTGCTCTCCAACGACGAGGGGGTGGACGGATTTTCCTGGTCGCCCGAAGAGCTGGACGCCATCCGGGCCGAGATGGACGCCATGCTGGATGCCTATCCGGAGACGGTGATCTCCTCGAAGTACTATCACGAAATCATCACCACCGGCAAAATGCTGGGGCGGCCTTTCGGCTGGATGGAATGCCCGTCGGTGACCATTACCATGGACAACCGTGACCCGCGGCCCCGGCGGCTGACCAATTTCATCCGCTGGGCGTCCGATCTGAAAACGATGCACCGCTGCTGCACCTCAGAGACACGCGACTGCAGTACCTGCAAGGACGGCGCCGCCCACATGAGCTGGGTGATGGTCAACAAACGTGCCCATATGCGATCCACCAAGGACCTTCAGAACTGGATCGAAATTTACGAGATGTTCGCCAAGCTCTATCAGTTTATCCCCTGGTGATGCGTCGAACTATGTCTCGCACTCCTGCCGTCATCATCGGCTATGACGCCGTTTCGCCCCTGGGCATCGACCTGGAGGCGCAGTGGCGCCGGGCCCTGGCCGGTCAAAGCGGCATCGACGCCCTGACCCGTATCCGGCCGGGTCCCGATTTTCCGGTACAGGTGGCCGGCCAGGTGGCGTCCATCGACCACCTGGATTATCCGTTTCTAAAACCCCGCGAACAGGCGCGCTGGATCTCGCCCCTCTTCAAATACGCCCTGCTGACCGTGCAGCGCGCCCTGGAGCGGGCGGGACTGGCCATCGATGCCGATCTGGCCCCGCGCACGGCCGTTACCTACAGCTCGGCCATCGGTGGCCTGGACGCGGTGCTGGGGGCGGATCGCAGGTGGATCGCCTCGCGCAGCCTGCCCCTGCCCTGCGTCAATCCCAACGCCTGCATCAACATGGTGGCCGGCAAGGTCTCCATGCTCACCGGCGCCACCGGTCCGATCACCACCACCATCACCGCCTGCGCCACCGGTCTGACCTCCATGATTACCGGCGCCATGCTCATCGCACAGGATCGCGCCGACATCGTGATCTGCGGGGCCGTGGACTTTGCCCTGGTGGAGCCGATCCTGGCCGGATTCGCCACCATGAACGGCGCCTACGTGCCCAAGGAAAACGCACCGCCAGAGGCGCCGCAGACGGTCAGCCGCCCCTTTTCCGTGAACCGGCGCGGGTTCGTGGTTTCCGAGGGGGCCGGCTGCATCGTTCTGGCCGGCAAGCGGTTTGCCCGCGAGCGGAGGTTAAACGCCGACGTCGAGATCGCCGGCTGGAGCATGACCTCGGATGCGCACCATTTCGTGGCCCCCCATTATCCCACGGTGCGCCGCTGCATTACCGAGAGCATCAAGGATGCCGGCATCGCGGCGGACCGGATTCAGGCGGTCAACGCCCATGCCGCCTCCACCCGGGTCGGCGATCAGGTGGAGTTTGACGCCCTGCGCGACATCTTCGGGACGCATATGCCGCCGGTCACGGCCAACAAATCCCTGATCGGCCATGCCATGGGCGCCTCCAGCGCCATCGAGTCGATCTTTACCTTCCTGGGCATGCAGGGCGGCGTGCTGCCGCCCACGATCAACCACCAGCCCGATCCGCAGATCCCCATCGACTGCGTGACCGAGGGCAGCCGGCCGGTGGCCCAGGAACACGTGCTGAAAAACGCCTTCGGCTTCGGCGGCTGCAACGCTTGCATTGTCTTTCGCCGGATTTGAGAAGAATGTTACGGTCATTCGATTGTGAGCTGATATGAGAGCGCCTCTTAACCGCAGAGTCTACATTGTCGGCTACGACATCGCCACCGCCCTGGGCAGCAGCCTGGATGCCACCTGGCAGCGTGCCGTGCGCGGCGAGGCCGGGTTCCGCCGGGTAAGCCGCTGCGACACATCGTCGCGCAGCAACGTGGTCGGCGAACTGCCCGACTGGGATCCGGCCGCCCTGGGCTATTTCGACCGCAAGGACCTATACAACTGGAATGCCGACTACGTTTTCCTGACCATGGCCCTGTGCATCCGAGCCCTGGCCCACGCCGGGCTCGAAATCAACGCCGAAACCGGTCCGCGCACCGCCTGCCTGGTGGGCTCGGCCCTGAACGGCAGCGACGCCCTGCGCATCGCCTTCGAGAATTACACCAGCAAGGGGCCACTGAAAGTCAGCCCCTACCTGCTGC
This window harbors:
- a CDS encoding beta-ketoacyl-[acyl-carrier-protein] synthase family protein, producing MSRTPAVIIGYDAVSPLGIDLEAQWRRALAGQSGIDALTRIRPGPDFPVQVAGQVASIDHLDYPFLKPREQARWISPLFKYALLTVQRALERAGLAIDADLAPRTAVTYSSAIGGLDAVLGADRRWIASRSLPLPCVNPNACINMVAGKVSMLTGATGPITTTITACATGLTSMITGAMLIAQDRADIVICGAVDFALVEPILAGFATMNGAYVPKENAPPEAPQTVSRPFSVNRRGFVVSEGAGCIVLAGKRFARERRLNADVEIAGWSMTSDAHHFVAPHYPTVRRCITESIKDAGIAADRIQAVNAHAASTRVGDQVEFDALRDIFGTHMPPVTANKSLIGHAMGASSAIESIFTFLGMQGGVLPPTINHQPDPQIPIDCVTEGSRPVAQEHVLKNAFGFGGCNACIVFRRI
- a CDS encoding radical SAM protein, translating into MKTVSSLLDDHWYERYRRISKLNIRSSIYDVTNRCNLRCKGCFFFSSGEHKAADEEMDLGRWETFIDSEMQRGVNLAILIGGEPTLCLDRVEAFYQRLPTFCATNGLIRVPRDRFPDMMIGISLWGSETDETVLRGKDTFSISSKHYAGDPYTYYLYTITPKQIGKTERIIRKIRDVGLKVHMQLLSNDEGVDGFSWSPEELDAIRAEMDAMLDAYPETVISSKYYHEIITTGKMLGRPFGWMECPSVTITMDNRDPRPRRLTNFIRWASDLKTMHRCCTSETRDCSTCKDGAAHMSWVMVNKRAHMRSTKDLQNWIEIYEMFAKLYQFIPW